From the Sphingobium yanoikuyae genome, the window AAGCTCATGGCCGAAATATTGAGGCGCGCCGCCTGATAAGGCCGACTGCATTGATCCGTGCCGACATGGACCCGTGTTTCCCTCGGGGCGTTGCGGGAGGGGGCGATCGAATGGGCAAGCCACTCATATTCGTCGGAATAGACGTCGAGTTCGGTGCCGAATGGATGGGCATCCGCCTCGCCCTTGGCGCGGGCGTAGACGAGCGCCCGTTCATCATGGCTATAAGGTCGCCCATCCAGATCACTTTCGACGAAATAGGCCCTGGCAAAGGGACGCAACCATTCGAAGAACCAGCGGAAGCGGGCGGAGGCGGGATAGTTTCGACGCAGGCTATGATGCGACTGGAACAGATCGGTCAACGCCAGGACCAGAATCGGCGCGAGCACAAGCAACAGCCACAGCGCATGGCGATGATGCCGGCCAATGGCCAGCGTTCCAATCGTGCCGACGAGCCCGATCAGCAGCAGCAGGTTTCGGGACAGCGGACGGTCGCGCGTCAATGCCGCGACCAGATTGGGTCTCTCGCTCACGAGAGAAGATTTCGGATCAGCCCGACCACATCGCGACCGCGTCCGTTGAGCACCGCCTTGGCCGAATAGAGCGCCATGCCCGCGACTTGCCCCACTTCGACCTTGGGCGGCATGACGAGTTCGAACCGATCCGTGACCACATCAAGCAGAGCCGGTCCGGGCGCGGCGAGCCAGTCCGTTACGGCCCCTTCAAGCTGGTCGGCTTGTTCAACGCGCCGGCCCCATAGCCCCATTGCCTCGGCCACGCGCGCGAAATCAGGATTGACGAGGTCGGTATAGGCCTCCAGCAGCCCTTCAACCTTCTGCTCGATTTCGACGAAATCGAGTGCGCCATTGTTGAACACCGCGACCTTGATCGGCAGCTTCTCCTGCACTGCGGTCAGCAAGTCGCCCAACAGCATGGCGATGCCGCCATCGCCCGACAAGGATATCACGGTTCGGTCGGGGAACGCCGCCTTGGCTCCCAAGGCCTGAGGCATGGCATTGGCCATGGTGCCATGGCTCAGGCTGATAACGGTGCGATTGCGCCCGGTGGCCGCGACATGGCGCAGGCACCATACCATCGGCGATCCACCATCGGCGGTGTAGATGCTATCGGCGGGCGCATGCCGTGAAATCATCTCGGTGAGATATTGGGGATGAATTGCCCCACCTTTGCCGATGGTCGCATGCTTGGCCTGATCCTCAACCGTTCGGGCACGATGCGCAAGGCATTCGTCGAGAAACGCGCGTTCGCTGCGCGATGCTATGCGTGGCAGCAGCGCTTCGATCGTCGCAGCAACATCGCCCACGACGCCAAGGTCGACAGGATGGCGTCGTCCCAGATGGCTACCATCTATGTCGACCTGGATGATGGTTGCCTTTTCGGGATAAAATTGCCGCCAGGCAAAATCGCAGCCCAGCAGCAGCAGCGTGTCGCAGGCCATCAGCGCATGATAGCCCGCCTCACCGCCGAATATGCCGGTCATCCCGACATTGAAAGCATTGTCATGCTCCAGGAAATCCTTGGCGCGCGAGGTATGGGCGACCGGTGCCTGGAGCGCGTGCGCCAAGGCAATGATCTGATCATGGGCGCCCTCGCAACCCGATCCACCGTAGATGGCGATCTTCTTGCCCTTGGCGATCTCAGCGGCGATGCGGTCGATATCCGCATCGGTCGGGCGTATGAGCGGACGGGCGGGATGAACCGCAAAGGGTGGCTCGTCGGGGGCCTTGGCGCTCGAGACATCCGCAGGTACGATCAGTACCGCCACCCCTTTCTTCGCCAGAGCGGCCTGGGCTGCCATCGCGGTCTTGCGCCGCGCCTGTGCGGGCGTCCTGATTTCTTCGCAGAATACGCTGCAGCTCTGGTAGATGGACCGGAAGTCGACCTCCTGTGGGAAGTCGAAGCCCAGCTCATCGCGAACGATCTGGCTGGCAATCAGGACCACGGGCGCGCGATTGCGGTGGGATTCGAACAGGCCATTGATGAAGTGGAGACTGCCGGGGCCGCAGGAGCCCGCGCACAGCGCCAATTCGCCGGTCAGCATCGAGTCTGCCCCCGCTGCAAATCCGCCCGCCTCCTCGTGGCGCACATGGACCCAGCGAATATCGCTTTCGCGGATGGCGTCAGTCACATGGTTGAGGGTGTCGCCCGGGACGCCGTAGCAGCGCCTAGCCCCGGCTGCCGCGAGCGTTTCCACGATTACCTGCGCCACTGTGGTCATGAACTGTTCCCCGATAGCATCTTGAGATGCAGGGGTAAGCGGCGAGCGGCACCCATGTTCCGTTACAAATGAGTTATGTTGAACGGCGCGCGGCCGTCTGGTGGCCGCCTGGCACCTCTTGCCGTTACAACGGGCTGCCCCTCATCAGCTGCGAGCCGATAGAAGCGCCGCACGTCATCAGGCAAGCGCGACGCTCAACGGGCCGTCCGTGGGCATCTCATCGATAGCGCCGCACTTGGGGGCAGTAGCCAGGGCATTGGCACTGGAGAATTTTGGCAGCGCCAGCAGGCTTAGCGCATAGCCGATGATGGCGCTGCCGCCATAACCCACAACCGGCGTCGGATAATTGCCCAGGGCAGCCGCCAGGATCGCGGCGAACCAGACGGCGCCGAAAGCGACATAGATTGCGCGGCTCTCGGCAGCCCGGCGCCAACCAATGACGGAAGGGACGACGAGCAGCATCAAGCCGCCCAATACCGCCAGTCCCGCAACGGCATGAAGGTCGAACGATGAATAGAGAATCTGATCGACATAGGGTATTGCGGGCAGTCTGTCGGCACGGATCAGCGTTGCCGCAAAGCTCGCGGCGCTGGCAGCAAGTGCGGTGCACACATGTCGATCGGGGCGCATGACTGCAAGCGCGGTTAGGCAGATCACGAGCATCGCCGCCATCGCGCGATCGGGCTGAAGCGCCATTGCGACCGCAGCCGCGACGATGCTGACAGTCGCGGGGACGTTTCGAAAACGCGAAAATGCGACGAGCATTGTCGGCAAGAGGATCAGACTTGGCTGCATCGCCAATCCGCCCCAATAAACCCAGCGCGCTATTCCATCGGCTTGGGAGCCGAAAAGAGCTGTTGCCAACAATGCGCCTGCCATCATGAGGTTTGCCCCGTCCGTCCAACCTTGCCCCGATCGGGCCGCGCGTTCCAGCAGCAGCAGCAGAGTCAAGCCGATGATCAAGGCGCCCAGGTTCACCCCAAGATAGCGCATCGGCGCGCCGGCGATCGCCATATAGGCAGTGCCGAGCAGGACAGCGCTGGTCAGACAGACGATGCCCAGCGCATGGGGACGACGTGTAGCGGCGTTGACGATATGCATGATGGTCGATCCTTCCGGACGGGAAACATGGTCACCAACAGGCGAGGCGAAGATGGTCAGCAGGCGGGATGCGACCGCACGCGGCATGAGCCCACATAGGCTGCCGAGCGTGAATAAGAGAGCCTTGCTGTCATCCGGGATGGCAGCGGCTTCGCAACGGATCGCCCATCCCCATCGCTGCAAAGGCGTGGGCAGCGTAGCTTGCAGCGCACGACAGGCCAGATCGATCAAGCGGCGACGAAGCCTTATGCTCATATGGTTGCCTGCCGGCTGCGCACGGCAGTTGTGACCGGATGACCGGGAGGATTGGCGCGGGCAAGCTGCACACCGCTCGCCGTCAACCGATAAGCGTGCCGTGGCGGGCGGCCAGCTTCAACTGGCTGCTGCCATTCTGCTTCCAGATGTCCCTGAGCTTCCAGGCGGATGAGGAGCGGATAGAGTGTGCCGGATTTCACATCAGCGCGGCGCGCCAATTCATATCCGTGCGACCATTGGCCATCGGCATCGAGCAGGATGGCAAGCACCATCCGGGCGCGAGAGGACAAGGAACGTGTTCGAGGCATGATCGATAGATCTACCTATATCGATTTATTGTCAAGCTTCAGTCGGAATGAGCATGGAAGCGCGCCAAAATGTTGCTCGAGATTGACCGATTGCCGATCGTCCCACTAAGTTCCGCACACGGAATTGATGACAGGCTTTTCGCACAACCTGAGCAGGAAAAGGCATGACGGAAGAAGAAGCTTACGCGCTCAGACTGCAATCCGTCGCCACCACCAAGCTGGCGCAGACCACGCTTGAATTCGCTATCAACATGGCACGACTGCAGGGATTGTCCCTCGATCTGGAAGGCGCTGCCCAAGCGCACCTCAATTGTGAACTGGATCACAGCCTCGACCCGAAAAGCCTGGCAATAGAAGGTGACGCGCGCATGATTGTCGCAGAGACGCTCCTCGCCTTCGCGCGCAAGTCGGGCTGCTGATCACAGGCCTCGCAAAAGATCTGCCGCTGCTGCTGACCACGCTTTCGGAGAGCGTGGCCAAAGCTCCATCCGATCCATCATTTTGTGCAGCACGGCATGTTACAGCCTTGCATGCCGCAGCCCCTAGGCCAGTTACTGGCCCAGCTTGAAAAGCCCATGGCGAAAGCTAACGGAACGGCACAAATTGTTGCTCGTTCATGTCTCCATGAAGCCATTCGCGCCTGCAGAACGTGTTCCCTATCTCCATGCCCGTCGCGACCTCAAAATGGCACGGTCGGCCCATGCTTATGTGTGGGGCAACACGGCACGTTTCTACGAATGGCTGGAAGATAGCAGGCTTGCCCGGATCGTCCCGGAAGGGCCCGCGATCTGGATCTGCGGGGACTGCCATCTTGGCAATCTTGGTCCGTTAGCGGATAGCGACGGCAATGTCGCAATCCAGATACGCGATCTTGATCAGGCGGTCATTGGCAATCCCGCACACGATCTTATCCGCCTTGGCCTGTCACTTGCGACTGCGGCGCGCGGTTCCGATCTTCCAGGCGTCATCACCGCTCGCATGCTGGAAGAGATGATTGCGGGCTACGCCGAAGCCTTTTCCCACCCGGACCAGGACGAGCGGGAGGCCCAGCAGGAACCTGATGCGGTGCGCACGGTTCGCCGCCGTGCTCTCAACCGCAAATGGCGTCATCTGGCCAAAGAGCGGCTGGAGGCGATTGAACCCTGTATTCCTCTTGGCAAGCGATTTTGGCCGCTCGATGAAAAGGAATATGCGGCCCTGCGCGATGTCGTGATCCATCCGCCTGTCAGCGCGATGATCCTGTCTCTCGATCATCGCGGGAAAGAACGCGCACCTGTCATGGCGGACGCTGCCTATTGGATGAAGGGTTGCAGTTCGCTTGGCCTTCTGCGGTTTGCCGCGGTCGTCACCTTGGAAGGAAAAAAGCGCACCGATCATGCGCTGGTCGATCTCAAGGAAGCTGTTCAACCTGTCGCGCCGATCGCGTCCGGAGCCTGCATGCCGGATGATCCTGCTGAACGCGTGCTGGCAGCAGCACGCGCCTTGTCTCCGCATCTGGGCGAGCGCATGGCCACAGCAAGGATGCTTGGACATTCGATCTTCGTTCGCGAACTGATGCCGCAAGACCTCAAGATCGAGGCAGAACAATTTTCTCGGGGCGAGGCCCTAAAAGCCGCGCGATATCTCGCCTTCGTTGTGGGAAAAGCCCATGCACGACAAATGGACAAAGCGACACGCCGCGCATGGCTCACGACTTTGCGCAACGGCCGATCGAACGGCATGGACGCCCCATCCTGGTTGTGGCGGGCCGTAGTTGCCTTGGCGGCGCGACATGAAGCAGGCTATCTCGACCATTGTCGCATTTATGCACTGGCGCGCTGAGACATCTTTCGTCTGGGAAGGATGCTCAGCCGTGCGGACGTGCCGACTGCGCTCGGTAAAATCACACTGATTGAGATTAAAGCGACAGCTGCGACCGGGAACGCCCCTCTTGGCTAGGGATTGTCCTTCTGGCGGGACAATATTTGTCTCGAGCAGATTGGAGAGTATCATGAGCATTGAAGGCAAGGCCAAGGAAGCCGCCGGTTACATTAAGGAAGAAGCTTTCGAGCATGGCAAATCGCCTGAAAGTCAGAAGAAGGCCCAGGAAGGCCGCGACCTTCGCAACGAAGGCCGGGTGGAAGATGGCAAGCTACCCAAGACCGACAAGCCCGGCACCGGCGACTGACGGTCCTCCAAGCAAAAATCGCCGCTCCGGTCCGGGGCGGCGATTTTCATTGGAGTGCCTCTATTTTAGCGGTTTGTAGCTGCATTTGAATTTCAACGGGCGGGCTGGCAGGCTCGGTGTCAAATGGATGTGGAACTGCTCTCCGACCATCGTGTCGAGCGCGAAAGCCTGCTCCGCCTCATACATGTCGTCACGATGGGCGTCCTTCCATCCAGCCACGGCCTCGATCGCCTTTGCCTTCGCCCGCGACAGGCTGGTTGCCACGACGAACATGTTGCGATGCTGCTCCGCGAAGTCCGTCGGGTCATACCCTCCCAGATTGACATAATATAGCCTCTCGGCGCCCGTCCATCGCTCTGGGCGTAAAGTGACATTGTAGCCATCGGCATGATCGATCTCGGCCCAGCAGTCTATGTGCAGCGTGCCTGGCGTCCCCCACCATTGCTCCCGCAATGCTGCATGGGTGTCCGTGATCGTATCAGCTACAACAAACCGCATATCGTGGATTTCGATATGGGCCCTGGGATGTTCGCCGCCCACATATATCGCAAAAAGCTTCATATCGGTGCTCCGGGCTGGTGCTCGGACCGTACAGGCGATCGCGATGGGCGTATCGCGATCGCACAAGCCAGTTCAGCGCCGACTACCAGGCCCATTTCATGGGAGCTGGTGATGCCCTGGACAAAGGGATGGCGACCAAGAATGAAAGGTAGGCTTAGACAGAATATGCGTCGCGCCGCCGGGTCGTCAGAGACAGGATGATAGAGCTCGTCGATTGCGACACCTTTGACGCTGCAGCCTTGCGTGTCTGCGGCATTTTGGACGATTTCTTGTTCGATCAAGGTTGGGAAGGGGAATGCGTCAACATTGAGTGGACGCTGTCCGGTTGCTTCGATGAACACAGGATAATGGTGATCTTCGCCATCAATCAACACATGCACACCGGAATCGGCTTGATGACTATCGATTCTGTAATTTTCTCCCAATGCCTTCACATCCAATTTTTTTGCCCGATGTAGTGCTATCAGGCGTTCGATGGAAAGGTGTGGCACTGTTGCATAGTCGTCGATGAATATCGGCTTTAGAAAGCGATCAAACCGCTCGAGTTCATCTTCATCAAGATGCGGAACGATCAGTGCCATCACCTCATGCATCCGCAAGATGGCATAGCGCCATGGAACGGTGACTTCCTTGGCGAAGTTGCGCTTGGCTTCTGCCAGGTTGGTCGCTGCCCACTCAAATGGATCGACGTTGGCGCGCTCTCCAAAATAGCGATCCGAAAACTGTTCGGGCGCGAGGTCTGCAAGCATGATGCGTTTCGCATAATCCGGGTCAGCCTCCTGCAGCTCCTGCCGGAAAAGCGCGTAGGCTCGACGGAGAATATCGCCTTCTCCATCCTCGATCAGGCTTGTGATCGCTGCTTCCGTGCAGATCGAAAGCGGTATGTAGGGGATAGTATGGTAGAAATCAGCTTCCGGAAGCAGGCCCTTGCGCGACATCATCGTTATCTGAAGCTTTTCATGGCCGGGCTTTGACCGATATGTCAGAGCTCCGCCGTTCCGGCATTCGAACTGACCGTGGGCGACAGCCAGAGCCACCGCGGCATCAATGGCCGTCAGTGAGCTTCCGCGCAGCCCAACCTTTGTAGCGGAAATCCGCTGAAGTGCGCTTGCCGGCCATGGGCTCAGATAATAGCCGGGTCGCACTTCGGGCTCTTCGGGCCACTGATGCCCGGTCGCCAGGACGACATAATCAAACCACTCGATTGACTGGGGCAAGCGGGCTGGGGCGATCATCAGCTTCAGGCTGTCTCCTTCAACTTCAATGTCGACTACCTTGGTTCGCGCGCGGACATGAACGTCGATCCCCTTCAACCGGGCGCGCTCGACCAGTTGGGTGAACTGGTCGAGAAAGAACCGGCCGAGCGCTACCCGCGGGTAAAAAGCCCGTTCGTCGATGCCTGATCGATCAATGCCGAGTGCGCGAAGCCGATCTTCATCCTGGCGGCCGAGCCAATCGATCAACGTTTCTGCCAGAGGCGGAATTTCGACGCTCGCAATGTTGGACAGCATGGCGGGATCATTCCAGCCTGGCCGATATGGGGTGCCCAGACCTGGCTGGGATTGCAGTTCAAATATGGTGATATTGGCGTCAGGCCGGCCTGGTAAATTGCCTAGGGCTTCAATCAGCGCGTTCAACGTATAGATGGTGGTCGGACCTGCGCCGACGAAAGCGATTGCGGTAGCCATGTCAGTGCAATTCCCGTGGCGCCATTGAGTGCCATGGCAACTGCCATAGTTGATGCGAATTAAGCTCTTTTCCTGTTAGCGCCACGCGGTATCGGTACCGTATGAGCTCGCAGAACAGGACCTCAAAGCCCGGCCTCCCGCCCTCCGCCACGACAGATCGCCTCAGCTGAACGCCGTTTTCACCACGGATGATGCGTCTAGCATGCGCGTCTTGCGCCGATATGAACTCTACCATCGTTTAAGGGCGCGCGCCGCCGCCATCGCAATTGCTCCCGCCGATCGGTCTACGCAGCTCATTCACTGGAACCAGATGCCCTTGCGGCTCGTAAATTGCCCTGTCGCCTCAGGAGGCAACCCGGACAATGTCCATCATTCCACTCAGCAAGGAGCGAACATGGCAGAGCGTCTCACCATGCAGGACCCGCGCGCGCAATATCCCAAGCCGCCATTTCCAGAGCAGCCGCAACCGGTTCCCGGCATCGCAGCAAACATGGATCCAAAGCCTGATCATGGCGAGGACAGCTATGTCGGTTCAGGAAAGCTCAAGGGCCGCAAGGCGCTCGTTACCGGTGGCGATAGCGGCATCGGCCGGGCTGCAGCCATTGCCTTTGCGCGAGAAGGCGCTGATGTCGCCATCTCCTATCTTCCAAGTGAAGAAGCTGACGCAAAGGCAGTGGTCGCCCTCATCGAGGCTGAAGGGCGCACGGCCTTGGCGCTACCGGGCGACATCACCGATGAGAGCTGGTGCCGCAAACTTGTCGATGAAACGCTCTCTGGCCTAGGCGGCCTCGACATCCTCGTCATCAATGCTGGTCATCAACAATATCGCGATGATGTGACAGCCGTGAGCTCGGAAGATTTCGACCGTACGCTCAAGACCAATCTCTATGCCATGCATTGGATCACGCAGGCGGCGGTTCCTCATCTACCTGCTGGCGCATCCGTGATCACCACCGCCTCGGTGCAAGCCTATGAGCCGTCGGCCATTCTCCTGGACTATGCCACGACCAAAGCCGGCATCGTCGCCTATACCAAGGCGCTGGCAAAGCAGCTGATCGAGAAGGGCATCCGCGCCAATGTGGTGGCGCCCGGTCCATTCTGGACCGTGCTGCAGCCCAGCGGGGGGCAGCCGCAGGAAAAGGTCAGACAGTTCGGCGGGCAGAGCCAGTTCGGTCGTCCTGGTCAGCCAGTCGAGATTGCGCCCGTTTATGTGCTGCTTGCCTCGCAGGAGGGCAGTTATATCACGGGCGAAGTCTATGGTGTGACGGGAGGCGCCGGTATCGCGTGATGCAAATAACGGCCCCGCATCACTGTGGGGCCGTTATGGCAGTGAATATCCGGGAACGTGCCTTCATGGAATGTATTGCCCTGGGCGTTGCCGGAAACCAGCTGGAAGGGAAGCGACCATTTGCGTCGTTCATGCTACGGTTTCTAAATCTGCAATCCGCCATCGCCCCTGAGACGCTGCTTTTCACCCTTCCCAGCGCTCGGAGCGCGCCAGCCGCCGGCCCGTGGTCAAGGTCTGAATGACGAAAAGAAGAATAAGAATAAAGCCTGCTGCCCCGACAAACAGGTCGAAGCCCGACAGGCGCCCAAAATATCCTGGACCAGAACCCAAAACCATCATCATCAGCGTGAGCGCGATAAGCATCAATCTCAATTCGGTCGGGCCCGCTGCGAGATATGACAGCTTGAACTCTCCCAGCACGCGCGCAGCAAGATAGGCGTGGATCGAGAGCAG encodes:
- a CDS encoding ubiquinone-dependent pyruvate dehydrogenase, coding for MTTVAQVIVETLAAAGARRCYGVPGDTLNHVTDAIRESDIRWVHVRHEEAGGFAAGADSMLTGELALCAGSCGPGSLHFINGLFESHRNRAPVVLIASQIVRDELGFDFPQEVDFRSIYQSCSVFCEEIRTPAQARRKTAMAAQAALAKKGVAVLIVPADVSSAKAPDEPPFAVHPARPLIRPTDADIDRIAAEIAKGKKIAIYGGSGCEGAHDQIIALAHALQAPVAHTSRAKDFLEHDNAFNVGMTGIFGGEAGYHALMACDTLLLLGCDFAWRQFYPEKATIIQVDIDGSHLGRRHPVDLGVVGDVAATIEALLPRIASRSERAFLDECLAHRARTVEDQAKHATIGKGGAIHPQYLTEMISRHAPADSIYTADGGSPMVWCLRHVAATGRNRTVISLSHGTMANAMPQALGAKAAFPDRTVISLSGDGGIAMLLGDLLTAVQEKLPIKVAVFNNGALDFVEIEQKVEGLLEAYTDLVNPDFARVAEAMGLWGRRVEQADQLEGAVTDWLAAPGPALLDVVTDRFELVMPPKVEVGQVAGMALYSAKAVLNGRGRDVVGLIRNLLS
- a CDS encoding PadR family transcriptional regulator, which encodes MVLAILLDADGQWSHGYELARRADVKSGTLYPLLIRLEAQGHLEAEWQQPVEAGRPPRHAYRLTASGVQLARANPPGHPVTTAVRSRQATI
- a CDS encoding DUF2252 family protein encodes the protein MKPFAPAERVPYLHARRDLKMARSAHAYVWGNTARFYEWLEDSRLARIVPEGPAIWICGDCHLGNLGPLADSDGNVAIQIRDLDQAVIGNPAHDLIRLGLSLATAARGSDLPGVITARMLEEMIAGYAEAFSHPDQDEREAQQEPDAVRTVRRRALNRKWRHLAKERLEAIEPCIPLGKRFWPLDEKEYAALRDVVIHPPVSAMILSLDHRGKERAPVMADAAYWMKGCSSLGLLRFAAVVTLEGKKRTDHALVDLKEAVQPVAPIASGACMPDDPAERVLAAARALSPHLGERMATARMLGHSIFVRELMPQDLKIEAEQFSRGEALKAARYLAFVVGKAHARQMDKATRRAWLTTLRNGRSNGMDAPSWLWRAVVALAARHEAGYLDHCRIYALAR
- a CDS encoding DUF1543 domain-containing protein, with the translated sequence MKLFAIYVGGEHPRAHIEIHDMRFVVADTITDTHAALREQWWGTPGTLHIDCWAEIDHADGYNVTLRPERWTGAERLYYVNLGGYDPTDFAEQHRNMFVVATSLSRAKAKAIEAVAGWKDAHRDDMYEAEQAFALDTMVGEQFHIHLTPSLPARPLKFKCSYKPLK
- a CDS encoding FAD/NAD(P)-binding protein, with translation MATAIAFVGAGPTTIYTLNALIEALGNLPGRPDANITIFELQSQPGLGTPYRPGWNDPAMLSNIASVEIPPLAETLIDWLGRQDEDRLRALGIDRSGIDERAFYPRVALGRFFLDQFTQLVERARLKGIDVHVRARTKVVDIEVEGDSLKLMIAPARLPQSIEWFDYVVLATGHQWPEEPEVRPGYYLSPWPASALQRISATKVGLRGSSLTAIDAAVALAVAHGQFECRNGGALTYRSKPGHEKLQITMMSRKGLLPEADFYHTIPYIPLSICTEAAITSLIEDGEGDILRRAYALFRQELQEADPDYAKRIMLADLAPEQFSDRYFGERANVDPFEWAATNLAEAKRNFAKEVTVPWRYAILRMHEVMALIVPHLDEDELERFDRFLKPIFIDDYATVPHLSIERLIALHRAKKLDVKALGENYRIDSHQADSGVHVLIDGEDHHYPVFIEATGQRPLNVDAFPFPTLIEQEIVQNAADTQGCSVKGVAIDELYHPVSDDPAARRIFCLSLPFILGRHPFVQGITSSHEMGLVVGAELACAIAIRPSRSPVRSEHQPGAPI
- a CDS encoding SDR family oxidoreductase; its protein translation is MAERLTMQDPRAQYPKPPFPEQPQPVPGIAANMDPKPDHGEDSYVGSGKLKGRKALVTGGDSGIGRAAAIAFAREGADVAISYLPSEEADAKAVVALIEAEGRTALALPGDITDESWCRKLVDETLSGLGGLDILVINAGHQQYRDDVTAVSSEDFDRTLKTNLYAMHWITQAAVPHLPAGASVITTASVQAYEPSAILLDYATTKAGIVAYTKALAKQLIEKGIRANVVAPGPFWTVLQPSGGQPQEKVRQFGGQSQFGRPGQPVEIAPVYVLLASQEGSYITGEVYGVTGGAGIA